The Pelobates fuscus isolate aPelFus1 chromosome 2, aPelFus1.pri, whole genome shotgun sequence genome has a segment encoding these proteins:
- the LOC134585885 gene encoding large ribosomal subunit protein eL31-like, translating into MAPAKKGGEKKKGHSAINEVVTREYTINNHKRIHGIGFKKRAPRALKEICKFAVKVMHNPDVHIDTRLNKAVWAKGIRNVPYRICVRLSRKCNEDEVSPNKLYTLVTYVPVTTYKRLQTVNVDEN; encoded by the coding sequence ATGGCCCCAGCAAAGAAGGGTGGTGAGAAGAAGAAAGGCCATTCTGCCATCAATGAGGTGGTAACCAGGGAATACACCATTAATAATCACAAGAGAATCCATGGAATTGGCTTCAAAAAACGTGCACCAAGGGCTTTGAAGGAGATATGCAAATTTGCTGTGAAGGTGATGCATAATCCTGATGTGCATATTGACACAAGGCTAAACAAAGCTGTCTGGGCCAAAGGCATTAGAAATGTTCCATATCGTATCTGTGTGCGTTTGTCCAGAAAATGTAACGAGGATGAAGTTTCTCCTAACAAGCTATACACATTGGTCACATATGTGCCAGTCACAACTTACAAAAGATTACAGACCGTCAATGTGGATGAAAACTAA